A part of Streptomyces sp. NBC_01210 genomic DNA contains:
- a CDS encoding aminotransferase class III-fold pyridoxal phosphate-dependent enzyme, which translates to MTMALPAPRAHGPETVNLYRRHLGSGKAALGAMLGGMVEVDSQGPWVHTHDGRRFLDFGGYGVFILGHGHPSVVAAVDRQLHRHPLATRVFLEPVAARAAQVLTARTPPGLHMVHFVNSGAEATEAALKLARAHG; encoded by the coding sequence ATGACCATGGCCCTTCCTGCGCCCCGCGCCCACGGTCCGGAGACCGTCAACCTGTACCGCAGACACCTCGGCTCAGGCAAGGCTGCGCTCGGCGCCATGCTCGGCGGGATGGTGGAGGTGGACTCCCAGGGGCCATGGGTACACACCCATGACGGCCGTCGCTTCCTGGACTTCGGTGGCTACGGGGTATTCATCCTGGGCCATGGCCACCCTTCAGTCGTCGCCGCCGTAGACCGGCAATTGCACCGTCATCCGCTCGCCACACGGGTCTTCCTGGAGCCCGTCGCGGCCCGCGCCGCGCAGGTCCTGACGGCACGTACGCCTCCCGGTCTGCACATGGTCCACTTCGTCAACTCCGGAGCCGAGGCGACCGAGGCGGCCCTGAAGCTGGCCCGGGCACACGGGTGA